TTTTAGTGATGTGGAAAATCAACACAATTGCACAATGGACACAAAGAAAGGCCTCATGCCTCCCACTGCAGatcatgacaaaatacaaaGACCATTTATTGTGTAACTGACAGATGTGGACCATTACACAGACGAGGTGGACAGTGGAGGGTTTCAAATCCATCTGACTCACGGGTTGAGTTTTATTTGGTTATtttgaatatgaaatgaaacaatggAGCTTTTATTTATCTACTcatatattttctttatatGGTCTAACAGCATGCCTTCACTGAAGGTATAAGCTTTAAAATACATGACATGAGTTGTGGTTAGAATGTAGAATAAAAAACACATGGTCATGATGTTATTGTGTATTTCAATGGTTTGTGATACAGTGCTTCAACTGTTGTGTAATTCACTGAGGAACCTACTTGGGGATCCAAAGCTGAGGGCACTTGGGGTACTGAGACTACGGCCCCCCACTCGTGCAGCCAGAGGGGGCTCTTCGTCTCGCAGCCCCGGCTCATCCTCACTGGGCGGCACCAGCAAGCAGACGTACGTGTGCAGCTGGATGAGGAGGCGGCGCTGCAGCATCCACACCACCATCTGGATCAGCTGAGTCTGGTGAGAAGGCAGGTTAGCAGACAGACTCTCATGAAATATGAAGCAGCTCGAGCTGTTGCTGAGGCATTCATCATTTATCACTGCTGAACTTGGAGAGCGCAGATGACTGAACCTCCTTCGAACTTACACTAAGTAGTTACAGTCCAGAGCACGAATAGATATAGTTACATCTATCTATATCATATGCTtgaacaagaaaacaaacataaataataaacagtacAATTGAAGAACATATCTGGGGGAAAATATAGGTCAATAAAAGGTCAAATGAAGGTCAAGTATAAAAAGGGCCAGATGCATTTCAACAGTAAAAAGCAGCCATAATTCTGGCAACGCAGACCTACCTCCTGGGCGGGAGCTTCCAGGGGGTTCCTGAACTCAGCCAGTGACACCGGCAGGGAGAACTTAGCCAACATGGAGGGCAGGTCGCTGCCAGGAAACTGCTGGGCGAACTGTCGAGCCAAGTTTGAGTATCTAACCAAGAAGAACGTTTACATTATCACAGCTCATTGCAAGTCACGCCTCCACTTGATGCTCAGCAGAGTCCGGCGGAAAGGTAAACAAAGTGAGAGGGAGAGTTCAGCAGACACTCACAGGCTGATGTTGGCGTGAGGAGACAGCATGTAGACGTTGTTCTCACACAGAGGGTAGATGATGATGGCTTTTCCCCAGTAAACCAGATGAGCGGCAATCTGAAATATCTGACACGAAAACACAGAATGGAACTGAATGAAAAGAGCCATTTATTAGTGGCACTTATTAGTGGCACAGTttcaaaagtatatatatatatatatatatatatatatatatatatatatatatatatatatatataaagcttaAAGCGCTTCAAAATTAACGTTTTTACATACAatctttgttttaatgtttatttaaataatataatataaattaaaGTAGTAGTACATTTTTGGTCCACCAGAGGGAAGTATCTGACCACTGGCAGTAAGGCGGTCTGGTTgcactgcatatatatatatatatacacacactgtATATATGTACAGGTATATACTTGTATTAAGAAGAAACAGGAGATCCTACATGCTGCAGCTTGAATCTTAAGTGTGTGACTACACTCCTACTAAAACATTCAAAGGTGGGTGAGACTACTTACAAGCAAAGACTTGTTTTATTCTGACTTGTTTTAAAGCCAAACTGGTGTGCTCTTGTTTTATTGAGCAAACCTGTGGATCACCCCTAAAACCTTCCAAGAAAAAGTCTCAATATAACTAAAAAAGGACAATAGTTGAGTGGATCAGTGCTGGACTAGAACGTGACGGCACCTGTAGCAGAGCCAGGTCAGCGTCTTGAGCCAGCTGCTGCAGGTTCTTCACAGCCGTGCAGGTTTTGATGAGTCGCACCATCGCTGAGGAGCAGTCCAGAGGAAGCTGACTCAGCAAAGCCTTTTCaccttccagcagcagcagagcgtgATACGGCCTGGAGCATCACACCACATTATCAACACTCCCACACATTTTTGTTACTTGGACCATCCCAACATTAGAATTGCAATGCACCTTATAGCCTTCAGGCTGCGCTCCAGTGCCTCTGGGGGGATGTAGTTTCCACCGATCCTGTGGATCTTATGTGGCAAGCAGAAGCTCACCTCCAACCAGTTGTTGATATGTATCCTCACCACGCCAGTCGTACACAGACTTAAAAAAGATTCACACCATTATTTGACACAAAAACTGagttaaaatatatgtatatttatataaatattaacTGTTACGCACCTGTCGTAAGCTTCTTTCAGATCCTTCGCTAGCTTACATTTGGGCAGAATCTGTCTAAATGGTGACAGTGGGCTTCCATCAGCTACAACGTGAACATATATAGCCCCGATTAAATCATGATTCAGTGAGTGAGACCTGGAACAGTCGTCTAGAAACACTGGTGTGTCTCACTCTCAGTCACAGTGGTGATCTCGTCCTGGATGGCCAGCATCAGTTTGGCCTCTCGGGTTAAGTAATGGCAGCGGCGCTCCTCGTGCTGCAGGGCGATGGCAATACGCCGGGACAAGTTGTGCATGCAGCTGATGACAGACGGGTCAGCGTTTGCCTgcacagatgaaaaaaataaccaaGGTGACAACAAAACGCTATTGAaaataactgaaatgaaaagaatcTGCGTCATTTCCAACTTTGTCAATTACGAGTTCATATTCATGACtgtataattattatatatacactgctttatatttttaatgtaataATTATGAGTTAGAATAAGAATAATTCTAGATTAAATATGCAACTATATAAACGTATATAAGGTTAATTATAATTAGGATGAAGAAAGATGAATAtacaaaagataaaaacaaatctatttCTTCTAATATTATAGCGCATTTGCTATGTATTAACAATGTAAAATCCCACTACACACGTTCTTTTGCTGCtcgttgtttttttaaattaaa
The genomic region above belongs to Synchiropus splendidus isolate RoL2022-P1 chromosome 19, RoL_Sspl_1.0, whole genome shotgun sequence and contains:
- the nprl3 gene encoding GATOR complex protein NPRL3 isoform X2, whose protein sequence is MMFNSSSRSTDDPTSMYSSPQNSVYKSGDKTSPISVILVSSGSRGNKLLFRYPFQRVSECPSSVTAKQRSPYALNTSGDSFEDQDGDSRFSDIILATILATKSDMCGKKFELKIDNVRFVGHPTLLQHPPIIQVSKTDPSPKREMPTMILFNVVFALRANADPSVISCMHNLSRRIAIALQHEERRCHYLTREAKLMLAIQDEITTVTETDGSPLSPFRQILPKCKLAKDLKEAYDSLCTTGVVRIHINNWLEVSFCLPHKIHRIGGNYIPPEALERSLKAIRPYHALLLLEGEKALLSQLPLDCSSAMVRLIKTCTAVKNLQQLAQDADLALLQIFQIAAHLVYWGKAIIIYPLCENNVYMLSPHANISLYSNLARQFAQQFPGSDLPSMLAKFSLPVSLAEFRNPLEAPAQETQLIQMVVWMLQRRLLIQLHTYVCLLVPPSEDEPGLRDEEPPLAARVGGRSLSTPSALSFGSPTSSDDMTLTSPSMENSSAELLPGGDAPLNVRMTETLLASLSDHERQVILNIPASQNPEDLRMFARLLHYFRGHHHLEEIMYNENIRRSQLKTLFDKFRSVLVVTNHEDPIISIFQSPME
- the nprl3 gene encoding GATOR complex protein NPRL3 isoform X1, with the protein product MMFNSSSRSTDDPTSMYSSPQNSVYKSGDKTSPISVILVSSGSRGNKLLFRYPFQRVSECPSSVTAKQRSPYALNTSGDSFEDQDGDSREQSTLTDEQLVAGFSDIILATILATKSDMCGKKFELKIDNVRFVGHPTLLQHPPIIQVSKTDPSPKREMPTMILFNVVFALRANADPSVISCMHNLSRRIAIALQHEERRCHYLTREAKLMLAIQDEITTVTETDGSPLSPFRQILPKCKLAKDLKEAYDSLCTTGVVRIHINNWLEVSFCLPHKIHRIGGNYIPPEALERSLKAIRPYHALLLLEGEKALLSQLPLDCSSAMVRLIKTCTAVKNLQQLAQDADLALLQIFQIAAHLVYWGKAIIIYPLCENNVYMLSPHANISLYSNLARQFAQQFPGSDLPSMLAKFSLPVSLAEFRNPLEAPAQETQLIQMVVWMLQRRLLIQLHTYVCLLVPPSEDEPGLRDEEPPLAARVGGRSLSTPSALSFGSPTSSDDMTLTSPSMENSSAELLPGGDAPLNVRMTETLLASLSDHERQVILNIPASQNPEDLRMFARLLHYFRGHHHLEEIMYNENIRRSQLKTLFDKFRSVLVVTNHEDPIISIFQSPME